One genomic segment of Microbispora sp. ZYX-F-249 includes these proteins:
- a CDS encoding FAD-dependent monooxygenase — translation MIIVGAGPTGLMLAAELRLAGVRPLVLERQPRPRDTPKAGGLGGQILDLLRHRGLLDRFEAACTGPMPAPRFPFGGVHLDFTRMPDPPMHALPLPQQLLERLLGERAGELGVDLRRGHEVIEVSQDDDAVTVDVRGPDGPYRTSSRYLVACDGARSGIRDKAGIPFPGTTYPEVNRLAQVTLPDTVTVLGNGDLDVPGFGTIRAGFTRTGQGLLGVGSSPGTRSVSLYTIEDETTEYDDDVPMTLTELQDSIHRVLGVHLPLAGSTRLSRFTFKARQAERYREGRIFLAGDAAHLFPATGVALNAGMLDAVNLAWKLAADLHGTAPAGLLDTYHTERHLAGARTMLHTRAQVALRRGHDAAAEALREIFTELLTDEQPLRRMGALVAGTDIRYPMPGTGHHPLAGTFAPDLTLHTDEGVVSVAELMRTARPVLLDLADRPELRQAAWEWRHLLDVHTAKTADRQADALLIRPDGHLAWAAGLDEPADTATPSLRAALSAWFGTPSNTGERHDK, via the coding sequence GTGATCATCGTGGGGGCCGGCCCGACCGGTCTCATGCTGGCCGCCGAACTACGCCTGGCCGGAGTGCGGCCCCTGGTCCTGGAACGGCAGCCGCGACCCCGCGACACCCCCAAAGCCGGCGGCCTGGGCGGCCAGATCCTGGACCTGCTGCGCCACCGAGGCTTGCTGGACCGTTTCGAAGCGGCCTGCACCGGCCCGATGCCCGCCCCCCGGTTCCCGTTCGGCGGGGTGCACCTGGACTTCACCCGGATGCCGGATCCCCCGATGCACGCCCTGCCGCTGCCGCAGCAACTGCTGGAGCGGCTGCTCGGCGAACGCGCCGGCGAACTCGGCGTGGACCTCCGCCGCGGGCACGAAGTGATCGAGGTGAGCCAGGACGACGACGCGGTGACCGTGGACGTGCGCGGCCCGGACGGACCGTACCGGACGAGCAGCCGGTACCTCGTCGCATGTGACGGCGCGCGCAGCGGCATCCGCGACAAGGCCGGCATCCCGTTCCCCGGCACCACCTATCCCGAGGTCAACCGGCTGGCCCAGGTCACCCTGCCCGACACGGTCACCGTTCTCGGCAACGGCGATCTCGACGTTCCCGGCTTCGGCACCATCCGCGCCGGATTCACCCGCACCGGCCAGGGCCTGCTCGGCGTCGGCTCCTCACCCGGCACCCGGTCCGTCTCCCTCTACACCATCGAGGACGAGACCACCGAATACGACGACGACGTCCCGATGACCCTCACCGAACTGCAGGACAGCATCCACCGCGTGCTCGGCGTCCACCTGCCGCTGGCCGGATCGACCCGCCTGTCGCGCTTCACCTTCAAGGCCCGTCAGGCCGAGCGCTACCGCGAGGGCCGCATCTTCCTGGCCGGTGACGCGGCGCACCTGTTCCCCGCCACCGGAGTGGCGCTCAACGCCGGCATGCTGGACGCGGTCAACCTGGCCTGGAAGCTCGCCGCCGACCTGCACGGCACGGCCCCGGCTGGCCTGCTGGACACCTACCACACCGAACGCCATCTCGCCGGCGCCCGCACCATGCTGCACACCCGAGCGCAGGTGGCCCTGCGCCGCGGGCACGACGCAGCCGCCGAAGCGCTCCGGGAGATCTTCACCGAACTGCTCACCGACGAGCAGCCGCTGCGCCGCATGGGAGCCCTCGTCGCCGGCACCGACATCCGCTACCCGATGCCCGGCACCGGACATCATCCGCTGGCCGGCACCTTCGCCCCCGACCTCACCCTGCACACCGATGAAGGCGTCGTCAGCGTGGCCGAGCTCATGCGCACCGCCCGGCCCGTCCTGCTCGACCTGGCCGACCGCCCAGAGCTCCGCCAGGCCGCCTGGGAATGGCGGCATCTCCTCGATGTCCACACTGCCAAGACCGCCGACCGGCAGGCCGACGCCCTGCTGATCCGCCCGGACGGCCATCTCGCCTGGGCCGCCGGCCTGGACGAACCTGCGGACACCGCCACGCCTTCGCTGCGTGCGGCACTCTCCGCATGGTTCGGAACGCCTTCGAACACCGGAGAGAGACATGACAAGTAG
- a CDS encoding SDR family NAD(P)-dependent oxidoreductase: MRVWFITGASRGLGRAFAEAALERGDRVVAAARDMAPLAALRARHPDTLACLPLDVSDRAAVHEGVERAVAAFGKLDIVVNNAGAMLYGMVEEATELQIRAHFDVNVLGQIWVTQAVLPHLRAQGSGHILLVTTMGTGGGMASAGLYAAGKSAIDSLGQALAMEVEPFGVKVTIVQPGGYDTGLFTTGTTATTPSPAYEPLRAKLAEMWGDETGPDPSTAAPVVMQLVDLPRPPLRLIVGSQSFDLVQQMNQARTEEYRAWEHLSRLAPG; the protein is encoded by the coding sequence ATGCGTGTGTGGTTCATCACCGGTGCGTCCAGGGGGCTGGGCAGAGCGTTCGCGGAGGCGGCGCTGGAGCGAGGAGATCGCGTCGTGGCCGCGGCCCGCGACATGGCGCCGCTGGCGGCCCTGCGGGCCCGCCACCCCGACACCCTGGCGTGCCTCCCGCTCGACGTCTCCGACCGCGCCGCGGTGCACGAGGGCGTGGAACGGGCGGTTGCCGCGTTCGGCAAGCTCGACATCGTGGTCAACAACGCCGGCGCGATGTTGTACGGCATGGTCGAAGAGGCCACGGAGCTCCAGATCAGAGCCCACTTCGACGTCAACGTCCTGGGCCAGATCTGGGTCACCCAGGCCGTGCTGCCCCACCTGCGCGCCCAGGGCTCGGGCCACATCCTCTTGGTGACGACGATGGGCACGGGCGGCGGGATGGCCTCGGCCGGCCTGTACGCGGCGGGAAAGTCCGCGATCGACTCCCTCGGCCAGGCGCTGGCCATGGAGGTCGAGCCCTTCGGCGTCAAGGTCACCATCGTCCAGCCGGGCGGCTACGACACCGGCCTGTTCACGACCGGCACGACAGCCACCACGCCCAGCCCGGCGTACGAGCCGCTGCGGGCGAAGCTCGCCGAGATGTGGGGCGACGAAACGGGGCCCGACCCGAGCACGGCCGCGCCGGTCGTCATGCAACTCGTGGACCTGCCCCGCCCGCCCCTGCGGCTGATCGTCGGCAGCCAGTCCTTCGACCTGGTCCAGCAGATGAACCAGGCAAGGACCGAGGAATACCGCGCCTGGGAGCATCTCAGCCGCCTGGCTCCCGGCTGA
- a CDS encoding serine hydrolase domain-containing protein, with product MTTGRNGLSEQGLRRLREVLTRHVASGRIPGLVALVSRGEETHVEAIGTMRHDGGAPMRRDTIFRMASTSKPVSIAAAMVLLDECRLRLDDTVDEWLPELADRRVLTRLDAELDDTVPARRPITVRDVLTSTFGLGMDMTALGTPILNAIFERGLTPNLPTEVPEQDEWMRRLGELPLMHQPGEQWQYQLSSDLVGVLVSRVTGQSFEDFLRERIFEPLGMSDTGFHVPADRLDRLPTLYAPDPATGEFLAWDEPENGRWSKPPAFQGGGGGLVSTADDYHAYFRMLLNGGTHNGRRVLSRAAVELMTTNRLTSEQNAARTALATSAVHISFGQGQQGGWGIGMAVRTYRGDYAPIGQFGWDGGSGTSAYADPANQLTGILLCQLGYTVPNPAHLMADFWTTVYQAIDD from the coding sequence ATGACAACTGGCAGGAACGGCCTGTCCGAGCAGGGACTACGCAGGCTGCGTGAGGTGCTGACCCGGCACGTGGCGTCGGGCAGGATCCCCGGCCTCGTCGCCCTGGTGAGCCGCGGCGAGGAGACCCACGTCGAGGCGATCGGGACGATGCGGCACGACGGTGGCGCGCCGATGCGCCGGGACACGATCTTCCGGATGGCCTCCACATCGAAGCCCGTCTCGATCGCGGCGGCGATGGTGCTGCTGGACGAGTGCCGGCTGCGGCTGGACGACACGGTGGACGAGTGGCTGCCGGAGCTGGCCGACCGCCGAGTGCTGACGCGGCTCGACGCCGAGCTGGACGACACCGTGCCGGCGCGCCGGCCGATCACCGTCCGGGACGTGCTGACCTCCACCTTCGGCCTCGGCATGGACATGACCGCGCTGGGCACCCCGATCCTGAACGCCATCTTCGAGCGCGGCCTGACCCCGAACCTGCCGACCGAGGTGCCGGAGCAGGACGAGTGGATGCGCCGCCTGGGCGAGCTGCCGCTGATGCACCAGCCCGGCGAGCAGTGGCAGTACCAGCTCAGCAGTGACCTGGTCGGCGTGCTCGTCTCCCGGGTCACCGGCCAGAGCTTCGAGGACTTCCTGCGCGAGCGCATCTTCGAGCCCCTGGGGATGAGCGACACCGGCTTCCACGTGCCCGCCGACCGGCTCGACCGGCTGCCCACCCTGTACGCCCCCGACCCCGCCACGGGCGAGTTCCTCGCCTGGGACGAGCCCGAGAACGGTCGTTGGAGCAAGCCGCCGGCGTTCCAGGGCGGCGGTGGCGGCCTGGTGTCGACCGCCGACGACTACCACGCCTACTTCCGGATGCTGCTCAACGGCGGAACCCACAACGGCCGCCGCGTCCTGTCCCGCGCCGCGGTGGAGCTGATGACCACCAACCGGCTCACCTCCGAGCAGAACGCCGCCCGCACCGCCCTGGCCACCAGCGCCGTGCACATCTCCTTCGGCCAGGGCCAGCAGGGCGGCTGGGGCATCGGCATGGCGGTGCGCACCTACCGCGGCGACTACGCGCCGATCGGCCAGTTCGGCTGGGACGGCGGCAGCGGCACCTCCGCCTACGCCGACCCGGCCAACCAGCTCACCGGCATCCTGCTCTGCCAGCTCGGCTACACCGTCCCGAATCCGGCCCACCTTATGGCCGACTTCTGGACCACCGTCTACCAGGCCATCGACGACTGA
- a CDS encoding FAD-dependent monooxygenase — MDVLVCGAGVAGAALAYWLRHHGFTPTVVEHAPGLRAGGYATGLRGEALDVLDRMALLDQVRALDLRLGGAAMADENALPVAIRPTDVEILRDDLAGLLYQATRREVEYVFDDSVATLEQADADVRVTFDRGRPRRFDLVAGADGLLSRTRSLAFGPQERFVRHLGLYTAVFGLPSRLGAEAGGQVHRVPGKAAGVLATRDGARARAVLHFASGPLAYDRDDAGQHKRIVAERFAGEGRLVRRLLEEMWEAEDLFFEANAQVEMDRWFSGRVVLVGDAGYCAAPASGRDASRALIGAYILAGELAAGGGHAEAFAAYEREMRGFVAEHQQMGREGADQFFLGPPPEKELGRTTVARPHLVRLRNYASGFAGERPSPGRAAR, encoded by the coding sequence ATGGACGTCCTTGTTTGCGGTGCCGGCGTCGCCGGGGCCGCCCTGGCGTACTGGCTGCGCCACCACGGCTTCACCCCGACGGTGGTGGAGCACGCGCCCGGACTGCGCGCGGGCGGCTACGCGACGGGCCTGCGCGGCGAGGCACTGGACGTGCTGGACCGGATGGCCCTGCTGGACCAGGTCCGAGCGCTGGACCTGCGCCTGGGCGGCGCGGCGATGGCGGACGAGAACGCCCTGCCGGTGGCGATCCGCCCCACCGACGTCGAGATCCTCAGGGACGACCTGGCCGGCCTGCTGTACCAGGCCACCCGGCGGGAGGTCGAGTACGTCTTCGACGACTCGGTCGCCACTCTGGAGCAGGCCGACGCCGACGTGCGGGTCACCTTCGACCGCGGCCGGCCGCGCCGCTTCGACCTGGTGGCCGGCGCTGACGGGCTGCTCTCGCGCACCCGCTCGCTGGCCTTCGGGCCGCAGGAGCGCTTCGTCCGGCACCTGGGCCTCTACACGGCGGTCTTCGGCCTACCCAGTCGGCTCGGCGCCGAGGCCGGCGGCCAGGTTCACCGCGTACCGGGCAAGGCGGCCGGGGTGCTCGCCACCCGCGACGGCGCCCGAGCCCGCGCGGTGTTGCACTTCGCCTCCGGGCCGCTGGCCTACGACCGCGACGACGCCGGGCAGCACAAGCGCATCGTGGCCGAGCGGTTCGCCGGCGAAGGCCGGCTGGTCCGGCGCCTGCTGGAGGAGATGTGGGAGGCGGAGGATCTGTTCTTCGAGGCGAACGCCCAGGTCGAGATGGACCGCTGGTTCTCCGGCCGGGTGGTGCTGGTCGGGGACGCCGGTTACTGCGCGGCGCCGGCCTCGGGTCGCGACGCCTCCCGGGCGTTGATCGGCGCCTACATCCTGGCGGGCGAACTGGCCGCCGGCGGCGGCCACGCGGAGGCGTTCGCCGCCTACGAGCGGGAAATGCGCGGCTTCGTCGCCGAGCATCAGCAGATGGGGCGAGAAGGCGCCGACCAGTTCTTCCTGGGCCCACCTCCGGAGAAGGAGCTCGGCCGCACGACGGTGGCCCGCCCCCACCTCGTACGGCTCAGGAACTACGCTTCCGGCTTCGCCGGGGAGCGGCCGTCACCTGGCCGGGCTGCCCGCTGA
- a CDS encoding LysR family transcriptional regulator — protein MELRDIEIFLTLAEELHFGRTAARLCLSPARVTQAIQKQERQVGAALFERNNRTVRLTQVGRQLRDDLRPLYAGLKESVERAQLAGQGITGTLRVGMLPLNAYDLRPYWDVFRLRHPRWKLRIHKAQLGEAFPALRRGDIDVLVSWLPVDEPDLTVGPVVFAEQRVLAVAADHQLVGRASVSLETISDFQHPHADTGPGYWFDAYAPRLTHRGRQIERGPVVRDAEEAMTLASMDGLVVLFPAHVSRYWARPDIAYLPVRDLEPLPYALVWRSEAESEPIRALAGIIRDLGPLPSA, from the coding sequence GTGGAACTGCGGGACATCGAGATCTTCCTGACCTTGGCCGAGGAGTTGCACTTCGGTCGGACCGCCGCCCGGCTGTGCCTGTCGCCCGCCCGGGTCACCCAGGCGATCCAGAAGCAGGAACGTCAGGTCGGCGCTGCGCTGTTCGAGCGCAACAACCGCACGGTCCGGCTGACCCAGGTGGGGCGTCAGCTCCGGGACGACCTGCGTCCGCTGTATGCCGGGCTGAAGGAGAGCGTGGAACGCGCCCAGCTCGCCGGTCAGGGCATCACCGGCACGCTGCGCGTCGGCATGCTCCCCCTCAACGCCTACGACCTACGCCCCTACTGGGACGTCTTCCGCCTCCGCCACCCGCGATGGAAGCTGCGCATCCACAAGGCACAGCTGGGCGAAGCCTTTCCCGCGCTGCGGCGCGGGGACATCGACGTCCTGGTGAGCTGGCTGCCCGTCGACGAACCCGACCTCACCGTGGGGCCGGTCGTGTTCGCCGAGCAGCGCGTGCTGGCCGTCGCCGCCGACCACCAGCTCGTCGGGCGCGCGTCGGTCTCGCTGGAGACGATCTCCGACTTTCAGCACCCGCACGCCGACACCGGCCCCGGTTACTGGTTTGACGCCTACGCTCCGCGCCTCACCCACCGGGGCCGTCAGATCGAGCGCGGCCCCGTGGTCCGCGACGCGGAAGAGGCCATGACCCTCGCCAGCATGGACGGACTCGTCGTGCTCTTCCCCGCCCACGTCAGCCGCTACTGGGCACGGCCTGACATCGCCTACCTGCCGGTCAGGGACCTGGAGCCGCTGCCGTACGCGCTGGTGTGGCGCAGCGAGGCGGAGAGCGAGCCCATCCGGGCTCTGGCCGGGATCATCCGCGACCTGGGCCCTCTCCCGTCGGCCTGA
- a CDS encoding MerR family transcriptional regulator, which translates to MEWTIQELAARAGITSRTLRHYDRIGLLAPSRVGANGYRYYDPAAVARLQRILFMRRLGMGLQAISEVLADEVDTFDGLRAHIAALEEERDRIERQIQSVRHTIEALQAGAEPRMDVMLAGFNDHYQDDVISRWGERAFRVSNDWWHGKPLDQQRAWKRAAEDLVAAWVAAAKAGVRPASEHAQELAARHVRWLSRIPGTPTAEGDRDRAIEMVTCLGDMYVDDPRFAGMYGDVRAASLVRDALRTYARTRM; encoded by the coding sequence ATGGAGTGGACGATCCAGGAGCTCGCGGCGAGAGCCGGCATCACCAGCCGCACCCTTCGCCACTACGACCGCATCGGGCTTCTGGCCCCGTCCCGGGTCGGCGCGAACGGATACCGCTACTACGACCCCGCCGCGGTCGCCCGGCTACAGCGGATCCTGTTCATGCGCCGGCTCGGCATGGGCCTGCAGGCCATCTCCGAGGTCCTGGCCGACGAAGTGGACACATTCGACGGGCTCCGTGCCCACATCGCCGCCCTGGAAGAGGAACGGGACCGCATCGAACGGCAGATCCAGTCCGTGCGTCACACGATCGAGGCCCTGCAAGCGGGGGCGGAACCCCGGATGGACGTCATGCTGGCGGGCTTCAACGACCACTACCAGGACGACGTGATCTCGCGCTGGGGCGAGCGCGCGTTCCGGGTGAGCAACGACTGGTGGCACGGCAAGCCCCTTGACCAGCAGCGGGCCTGGAAGCGGGCCGCCGAGGACCTCGTCGCCGCATGGGTCGCCGCGGCGAAAGCCGGGGTCCGTCCGGCATCGGAACACGCTCAGGAACTGGCCGCCCGGCACGTCCGGTGGCTGAGCCGGATCCCGGGCACCCCCACGGCCGAGGGCGACCGGGATCGCGCGATCGAGATGGTGACGTGCCTGGGGGACATGTACGTCGACGACCCCCGCTTCGCCGGCATGTACGGCGACGTCCGGGCGGCGTCCCTGGTCCGCGACGCGCTGCGGACATACGCGCGGACCCGGATGTAG
- a CDS encoding DUF2268 domain-containing protein — protein MSITVLDTYSAMRRILPAPAADRADLLRSMLEPIRGMYRYQPGEVDLVAVHRETSGFPIDRDEERCLDALETLAAAGAWERMQRAFDDALDVLLEATPGLEAPDITVLFVLGDPADEHFMGPCRGMTGFGGISGHITITLWPFPENVERLEATAVHELHHNLRWSPGGVGWDPMTVTVGDHIVGEGLADAFARQLYGDELGYARIAVPHLHDDEVFAKVLTGLDVTGMQNFTAWVHGDPSAERFGLTPVGLPMGAGYAAGNRLVDTYLAATGQTAAQALHADSSEIIAATLHRG, from the coding sequence ATGTCGATCACTGTCCTTGACACCTACTCCGCCATGAGGCGGATCCTGCCCGCCCCGGCCGCCGACCGCGCCGACCTGCTGCGCTCGATGCTGGAGCCCATCCGAGGCATGTACCGCTACCAGCCCGGCGAGGTCGACCTGGTTGCCGTACACCGCGAAACGTCCGGATTCCCCATCGACCGCGACGAGGAGCGCTGCCTCGACGCGCTCGAAACCCTGGCGGCGGCCGGAGCCTGGGAGCGGATGCAACGCGCCTTCGACGACGCCCTCGACGTACTGCTGGAGGCGACGCCTGGGCTGGAGGCCCCGGACATCACCGTGCTGTTCGTCCTCGGCGATCCGGCCGACGAGCACTTCATGGGTCCCTGCCGAGGAATGACCGGGTTCGGCGGCATCTCGGGCCACATCACCATCACGCTCTGGCCCTTCCCCGAGAACGTGGAGCGACTGGAGGCCACCGCCGTGCACGAACTGCACCACAACCTGCGGTGGAGCCCGGGCGGGGTCGGGTGGGACCCGATGACCGTCACGGTGGGTGATCACATCGTCGGGGAGGGCCTGGCCGACGCCTTCGCCCGCCAGCTCTACGGCGACGAGCTCGGCTACGCCCGCATCGCCGTGCCGCACCTGCACGACGACGAGGTCTTCGCCAAGGTGCTCACCGGGCTCGACGTCACCGGTATGCAGAACTTCACCGCCTGGGTGCACGGCGACCCCAGCGCCGAGCGCTTCGGCCTCACCCCGGTCGGGCTGCCGATGGGCGCCGGGTACGCCGCGGGCAACCGCCTGGTCGACACCTACCTGGCGGCGACCGGGCAGACCGCCGCCCAGGCCCTGCACGCCGACAGCTCGGAGATCATCGCCGCCACGCTCCACCGAGGGTGA
- a CDS encoding diacylglycerol/lipid kinase family protein, translating into MVKSADRRSTDEPATAATATPRTTAPRVAVIAHRKKTIGGGLDELRKLITGYDVADLLWYEVPKSKKAPKKVRQALKDGADLFFLWGGDGTVQRCVDALAGSDATVAVIPAGTANLLARNLGIPEDLPEAVRIGFEGRRATMDLGKINGEHFAVMAGVGFDAEMIADADRGLKDRLGRFAYIWTGLRHVGGAVTPMKIKVDGNDWFEGDASCVLVGNVGTVTGGIDVFEDARFDDGWLEVGVSTAEGPIQWARALGRMSAGNAEKSPFVRITRARKVSVKLRTPMAYELDGGARDRVDRITVKVVPQAITVCLPEPPA; encoded by the coding sequence ATGGTGAAATCCGCTGACCGGCGGTCCACGGACGAGCCCGCCACCGCCGCTACCGCCACCCCCCGCACCACGGCGCCCCGCGTCGCCGTCATCGCCCACCGCAAGAAGACCATCGGCGGGGGACTCGACGAGCTCCGCAAACTCATCACCGGATACGACGTCGCCGACCTGCTCTGGTACGAGGTCCCCAAGAGCAAGAAGGCCCCCAAGAAAGTCCGCCAGGCCCTCAAGGACGGCGCGGACCTCTTCTTCCTCTGGGGCGGCGACGGCACCGTCCAACGCTGCGTCGACGCCCTCGCCGGAAGCGACGCCACCGTCGCCGTGATCCCCGCAGGGACCGCCAACCTGCTCGCCCGCAACCTCGGCATCCCCGAGGACCTGCCCGAAGCCGTACGGATCGGCTTCGAGGGCCGCCGCGCCACCATGGACCTCGGCAAGATCAACGGCGAGCACTTCGCGGTCATGGCCGGCGTCGGCTTCGACGCCGAAATGATCGCCGACGCCGACCGCGGCCTCAAGGACCGCCTCGGCCGCTTCGCCTACATCTGGACCGGGCTGCGCCACGTCGGCGGCGCCGTGACCCCCATGAAAATCAAGGTCGACGGCAACGACTGGTTCGAAGGCGACGCCAGCTGCGTCCTGGTCGGCAACGTCGGCACCGTCACCGGCGGCATCGACGTCTTCGAAGACGCCCGCTTCGACGACGGCTGGCTCGAAGTCGGCGTCTCCACCGCCGAAGGCCCCATCCAATGGGCCCGCGCCCTCGGCCGCATGAGCGCCGGAAACGCCGAGAAGTCCCCCTTCGTCCGCATCACCCGCGCCAGGAAGGTGTCGGTCAAACTCCGCACCCCCATGGCGTACGAACTGGACGGGGGAGCCCGCGACCGGGTCGACCGCATCACGGTCAAAGTCGTGCCCCAGGCCATCACGGTCTGCCTGCCCGAGCCCCCCGCCTGA
- a CDS encoding DUF3224 domain-containing protein, with protein MNGHATGTFDITGWTELATEEKEGATFGRNHIAKTFEGDLVGTSTTEILTVVTPGGPAAYVGVEHFEGTLHGRKGTFVLQHSAGSHDGEQWMKWQIVPTSGTGELAGLTGEGTIRVEDGHHYLLDYTLPDA; from the coding sequence ATGAACGGACACGCGACCGGAACCTTCGACATCACCGGCTGGACCGAGCTGGCGACCGAGGAGAAAGAAGGCGCCACCTTCGGCCGCAACCACATCGCCAAAACCTTCGAGGGCGACCTCGTCGGCACCAGCACCACCGAAATCCTCACCGTCGTCACCCCCGGCGGCCCCGCCGCCTACGTCGGCGTCGAACACTTCGAAGGAACCCTCCACGGACGCAAAGGCACCTTCGTACTCCAGCACAGCGCGGGCAGCCACGACGGCGAGCAGTGGATGAAATGGCAGATCGTCCCCACCAGCGGCACCGGCGAACTGGCCGGCCTCACCGGTGAGGGCACGATCCGCGTGGAGGACGGCCACCACTACCTCCTCGACTACACCCTGCCCGACGCCTAA
- a CDS encoding ATP-binding protein, translating to MLTSPFPSQEGRRTAFEVFGSAPTAPRRARAFVRCQLRGWELAHLAETAELVVSELVTNAVRATDAVVNPPVAASMFPVALRTVALRVRVASGRRSLFIEVWDVSDREPVQRGDEGGDVEGDLGEGGRGLALVGGLARSWGHYPAPDRGKIVWCELAIVPVEGMRPRGSAGVPATDPRERTAEAVPAGASAGTSAGRSVGRSVEGLPRRVRRHPVGVREDGPDEATLRRVLEGLRALDVRG from the coding sequence ATGCTGACCTCTCCCTTTCCTTCTCAGGAGGGCCGCAGGACCGCGTTCGAGGTGTTCGGATCGGCTCCGACCGCTCCGCGCCGGGCGCGCGCGTTCGTACGGTGCCAGTTGCGGGGGTGGGAGCTCGCGCATCTGGCCGAGACGGCGGAGCTGGTCGTCTCGGAGCTGGTGACGAACGCGGTGCGGGCGACGGACGCCGTGGTCAACCCGCCGGTCGCCGCGTCGATGTTCCCGGTGGCGCTGCGGACGGTGGCGCTGCGGGTGCGGGTGGCGTCCGGGCGGCGCAGCCTGTTCATCGAGGTGTGGGACGTCAGCGACCGTGAGCCGGTGCAGCGCGGTGACGAGGGCGGCGACGTGGAGGGCGATCTGGGCGAGGGCGGCCGGGGGCTCGCGCTGGTCGGCGGCCTGGCCCGGAGCTGGGGGCACTACCCGGCGCCGGACCGGGGCAAGATCGTGTGGTGTGAGCTGGCCATCGTCCCGGTCGAGGGGATGCGCCCGAGGGGGTCGGCGGGGGTGCCGGCGACGGACCCGCGGGAGCGGACGGCCGAGGCTGTCCCGGCAGGGGCGTCTGCGGGGACGTCGGCGGGGAGGTCGGTGGGGAGGTCGGTGGAGGGGCTGCCGCGGCGGGTCCGGCGGCATCCGGTGGGCGTGCGGGAGGACGGCCCGGACGAGGCGACGCTGCGGCGGGTGCTGGAGGGCCTGCGGGCGCTGGACGTGCGCGGCTGA
- a CDS encoding universal stress protein, producing the protein MNTFELGTDGPRVILAGIDGSETSMRAAAYAWGLARRQGSHVVLVHVTNPGTISTMMPAASASVIEAGEQVAAELRDQVARFAQAAHSRVDYTFRTEYGDASGVLARIADEIRADAVVVGASTQAGHRFIGSVALRLVRAGRWPVTVVP; encoded by the coding sequence GTGAACACGTTCGAGCTGGGCACCGACGGCCCGCGGGTGATCCTCGCCGGCATCGACGGCTCGGAGACCTCCATGCGCGCCGCGGCCTACGCCTGGGGCCTCGCTCGCCGGCAGGGCTCGCACGTCGTCCTCGTCCACGTCACCAACCCCGGCACGATCAGCACGATGATGCCCGCCGCGTCGGCCTCGGTGATCGAGGCGGGGGAGCAGGTCGCCGCCGAGCTACGCGACCAGGTGGCACGCTTCGCCCAGGCCGCCCACTCGCGCGTCGACTACACCTTCCGCACCGAATACGGCGACGCCTCCGGCGTCCTCGCCAGAATCGCCGACGAGATCAGGGCGGACGCGGTCGTGGTGGGAGCCTCCACACAGGCCGGCCACCGCTTCATCGGCTCGGTCGCCCTCCGCCTGGTCCGCGCCGGCCGCTGGCCGGTCACCGTCGTCCCCTGA